A genomic window from Triticum urartu cultivar G1812 chromosome 7, Tu2.1, whole genome shotgun sequence includes:
- the LOC125525336 gene encoding myb family transcription factor MPH1-like isoform X1 yields MRGFERRGVRQYIRSDEPRMRWTEELHRQFIEAVDCLGGQDEATPKRILQLMGTKRVSISHIKSHLQMYRSSSSGSGSGNNPPHASVNHRQDHFIDGNITATSASDRIDIPSYAVFRRGHHSMSPPYQIPSIEEVFRSWEQSRGRLQWNSSGMLNTPEKATDWSCHANGKTCQKKQRAAAGCDLTLSIGRWEEEAASSDTDISSMTTEEAIVLARGQGVSGHRRPKASADLNLDLNLDLAISSSWL; encoded by the exons ATGAGAGGATTTGAGAGGAGAGGTGTCCGGCAGTACATCCGATCGGACGAGCCGCGGATGCGTTGGACGGAGGAGCTTCACCGGCAGTTCATCGAGGCCGTGGACTGCCTCGGCGGCCAGGACG AGGCAACACCAAAGCGAATTCTTCAGCTGATGGGTACAAAGAGAGTCAGTATATCTCACATCAAAAGCCATCTCCAGATGTACAGATCAAGCTccagcggcagcggcagcggcaacAACCCACCCCATGCATCAGTGAATCATCGTCAAGATCATTTCATCGATGGGAACATCACGGCAACGTCGGCCTCAGACAGGATCGACATTCCCTCTTATGCTGTGTTTCGTCGCGGCCACCACTCGATGTCACCGCCGTACCAAAT ACCGTCCATCGAGGAGGTTTTCAGGAGCTGGGAGCAGAGTAGAGGGCGGCTGCAATGGAACTCCTCCGGCATGCTAAATACACCAGAGAAG GCGACTGACTGGTCATGCCATGCTAATGGCAAGACGTGTCAGAAGAAGCAGCGGGCAGCGGCGGGGTGTGACCTGACGCTATCGATCGGCCggtgggaggaggaggccgcGAGTAGTGACACTGACATCTCGAGCATGACCACCGAGGAGGCCATCGTGCTGGCAAGGGGTCAAGGAGTGAGTGGCCACCGCCGCCCTAAGGCTTCCGCTGATCTGAACCTTGACCTGAACCTCGATCTTGCCATCTCATCTTCTTGGCTCTGA
- the LOC125525154 gene encoding uncharacterized protein LOC125525154 codes for MCGCAEALVRAVVAFFDAVLVDCFLSWFRRRPGPDSPASAHRDPLVPKGRGGEALPASDEEKGFAESTGSNEQLADGDDTDEELRREAAHLQLYGTISQTPAELRNVSYESNSESANESDDMSINALARGGTSVSGFNSSECFKCEEDLMTELEVLQDKSLDSVPRSVLRDKSPFWSMQNRFSDCNGSPFPTPLVLRDDMQTPGTIYASHTGSTISRKRVRTRKQFIYPVLRPIENKLQQMEPPEDSSPMLPSSSPKRTNLGADHIKKLQQTSSNSVTKVGFSKSVPFSFPSENASYQEKGSPPSEESKCQTRSPNLLDGGALSKSNSDEKRAAMSLTHWLKPSSTDNENQGVVTSSASDQPRDENTLFTESPVFTAASGMDADVDNPTPRFPKAWDGNGIPNTTTKYKEDQKVSWHATPFEERLLRVLSDEQPNAPRKLIRGDLFLVEEET; via the exons ATGTGCGGGTGCGCGGAGGCGCTCGTGAGGGCGGTGGTCGCCTTCTTCGACGCCGTCCTCGTCGACTGCTTCCTCTCCTGgttccgccgccgccccggccccgACAGCCCGGCCTCCGCCCACCGG GATCCGCTCGTGCCCAAGGGCCGGGGAGGGGAGGCGCTCCCTGCCTCGGACGAGGAGAAAG GTTTTGCGGAGAGCACAGGGTCGAATGAGCAGTTGGCAGATGGCGACGACACCGACGAGGAGCTTCGGCGAGAG GCAGCTCACCTCCAGTTGTACGGCACAATATCGCAAACCCCGGCTGAACTTCGGAATGTGTCATATGAAAGTAATTCTGAATCCGCTAATGAG TCTGATGACATGTCCATCAATGCACTTGCAAGGGGAGGAACATCAGTGTCTGGATTTAATTCATCTGAATG CTTCAAATGTGAGGAGGATTTGATGACTGAACTTGAAGTTTTACAAGATAAATCACTTGATTCTGTTCCTCGATCAGTTCTCCGTGATAAGTCCCCATTCTGGAGCATGCAAAATAGGTTCTCTGACTGCAATGGTTCACCCTTCCCGACACCTTTGGTTCTCAGAGATGATATGCAGACCCCTGGAACAATTTATGCTTCACACACAGGGTCTACTATCTCTAGGAAGCGTGTGCGCACCCGCAAACAGTTTATCTATCCTGTCTTGAGACCCATTGAGAACAAGCTTCAGCAAATGGAACCGCCAGAAGATTCTTCACCAATGCTGCCCTCCAGTTCTCCAAAACGTACAAATTTGGGAGCAGATCATATCAAGAAACTGCAGCAGACCTCTTCAAATTCAGTCACTAAGGTGGGATTCTCAAAATCAGTGCCATTCAGTTTTCCCAGTGAGAATGCTTCATACCAAGAAAAAGGATCACCCCCTTCGGAGGAGTCGAAGTGCCAAACCAGAAGCCCAAATCTGTTGGATGGTGGAGCTCTATCAAAATCAAATTCAGATGAAAAGCGTGCTGCAATGAGTCTGACTCACTGGCTAAAACCTTCATCCACAGACAATGAGAATCAAGGTGTTGTCACTTCATCTGCTTCCGACCAACCGCGCGATGAGAACACGCTTTTCACGGAGAGCCCCGTCTTCACGGCAGCTTCTGGGATGGACGCAGATGTCGATAACCCTACTCCAAGGTTTCCCAAGGCATGGGATGGCAATGGCATTCCAAACACGACCACCAAATACAAGGAG GATCAAAAGGTCAGCTGGCATGCGACACCATTCGAGGAGAGGCTGTTGAGGGTTTTGTCGGATGAGCAGCCTAACGCTCCGAG GAAACTTATCAGAGGAGACTTGTTTCTTGTAGAGGAGGAGACCTGA